Proteins from one Osmerus mordax isolate fOsmMor3 chromosome 21, fOsmMor3.pri, whole genome shotgun sequence genomic window:
- the cusr gene encoding uncharacterized protein cusr: MTGASKHCCMRRAEERRVKGPTVVSVSLSGLAARAGGYHVHKLPTMHSISALPCSDASVMGHFNPFSVDISASPTPGTGTVDQYEIGDVSGKFGLLTGLDQLQRQYMDGNLPVTGPNSIVGRSLVIHYANGSRMQCADITADNSTDGHRVYAKADFVNTLNGTVKLSQQTFTDGSYSDVTLEVDFRLSQIKNVSTAFWSILDRHCSPEGTTYNPFNMEPSEYVTVSHCSTVGPDPGLWKDQAHPTLLADNE; this comes from the exons ATGACTGGAGCCTCCAAACACTGCTgtatgaggagagcagaggagaggagagtaaag GGGCCCACGGTCGTCAGCGTCTCCCTGTCGGGCCTCGCCGCCAGAGCGGGGGGCTACCACGTCCACAAGCTTCCCACAATGCACAGCATCtccgccctgccctgctccgaCGCCAGCGTCATGGGTCACTTCAACCCGTTCTCGGTTGACATATCCGCCTCGCCCACCCCAGGAACTGGCACGGTGGACCAGTACGAGATAGGGGACGTCAGTGGGAAGTTTGGCTTGCTGACCGGTCTTGACCAGCTGCAGAGGCAGTACATGGATGGGAATCTGCCGGTGACAGGACCCAACAGCATTGTCGGGAGGTCGCTGGTGATCCACTACGCCAACGGATCCAG GATGCAGTGTGCAGACATCACAGCTGATAACTCAACGGACGGACACAGGGTCTATGCCAAGGCTGACTTCGTCAACACACTGAATGGGACAGTTAAGTTG TCCCAGCAGACGTTTACTGATGGGAGCTACAGTGACGTCACACTGGAGGTTGACTTCCGTTTGTCACAGATAAAAAAC GTCTCCACTGCTTTCTGGTCCATCCTAGACCGTCACTGTAGTCCTGAAGGAACCACTTACAACCCCTTCAACATGGAGCCCTCG GAATATGTAACAGTATCACACTGCAGCACAGTGGGTCCAGATCCTGGGCTGTGGAAGGACCAGGCCCACCCAACACTCCTAGCAGACAATGAGTAG